The proteins below are encoded in one region of Enhydrobacter sp.:
- the polA gene encoding DNA polymerase I, giving the protein MAKSKASASAPAAATAPAKARNGDGSPIRHLYLVDGSGYLFRAYHALPPMTRPDGLPINAVYGFCRMLVADILDKAEVDHVAMILDAGATTFRNQIYDKYKANRPEPPEDLIPQFPLIREAAKAFNVTVCELDGYEADDLIATYARMAVEAGGTCTIVSSDKDLMQLIRPGVEMMDPIKKTKLGPEAVMEKFGVPPDKVVDVQALAGDSTDNVPGAPGIGVKTAAQLINEYGDVETLLGRTSEIKQPKRRESLEQNAELIRISKKLVTLRDDVPTPVNPESFDKRKPDPNVLLPWLEQQGFKSLITKYQKELGEATEPVAPVATPQPLKKPEPPRPAPTAHARPNRPFTAADYELIRDEKALDEWIAEATKAGVVGFDCETDALDSNNANLVGVSFALIDGPWGNVNSTRRRAAYLPIGHRAPGGEAQGALDLGGNGAAGDGKLLPDQVPLDEAIRKLKPMLEDPGVLKVGQNIKYDMCVFERHGVKVGPVDDTMVLSFVLDAGKHGHGMDELAEKYLGHKTIKFSDVAGSGAKQVSFDRVPVERAMEYAAEDADVTLQLWTQFKPRLATEHMVALYETIERPLIAVLLGMEQAGIKVDAAALRKLSADFEKRLIELEREIHKIAGREFNVGSPKQLGEILFDEQKLPGGKRSKTGAWSTDASVLEELANAGHPLPVKILEHRQLAKLKGTYTDALVRELDAKTGRVHTSYHMTGAATGRLASTDPNLQNIPVRTEEGRKIREAFIAEQGHKLLSADYSQIELRLLAHVADIGSLKEAFARGDDIHAITASEMFGVPVKGMDPLVRRRAKAINFGIIYGISAFGLANQLGIGQPEAREYIARYFQRYPGIRDYMERTKDFARKHGYAQTPFGRKIHLRYINDKSQGMRAFAERAAINAPLQGGAADIIKRAMIRLPQALKEAHLEARMLLQVHDELLFEVPDREIEQTKEVARRVMEGAAQLSVPLVVDTGVGANWAAAH; this is encoded by the coding sequence ATGGCGAAATCCAAGGCTTCTGCATCCGCACCGGCTGCGGCGACCGCACCGGCCAAGGCCAGGAATGGCGACGGGTCGCCGATCCGGCATCTCTATCTGGTCGACGGCTCGGGCTACCTGTTCCGCGCCTATCACGCGCTGCCGCCCATGACGCGGCCCGACGGGCTGCCGATCAACGCCGTCTACGGCTTTTGCCGCATGCTCGTGGCCGACATCCTCGACAAGGCCGAGGTCGATCATGTCGCGATGATCCTCGATGCGGGCGCCACGACCTTCCGCAACCAGATCTACGACAAGTACAAGGCCAATCGGCCCGAGCCGCCCGAGGACCTGATCCCGCAGTTTCCGCTGATCCGCGAGGCGGCCAAGGCGTTCAACGTGACGGTGTGCGAGCTCGACGGCTACGAGGCCGACGACCTGATCGCCACCTATGCCCGCATGGCGGTCGAGGCCGGCGGCACCTGCACCATCGTCTCCTCCGACAAGGACCTGATGCAGCTCATCCGACCTGGCGTCGAGATGATGGACCCGATCAAGAAGACCAAGCTCGGACCCGAGGCGGTGATGGAGAAGTTCGGCGTGCCGCCGGACAAGGTCGTGGACGTGCAGGCGCTGGCGGGCGATTCGACCGACAACGTGCCGGGCGCGCCGGGCATCGGAGTCAAGACCGCGGCACAGCTCATCAACGAGTACGGCGACGTCGAGACGTTGCTCGGCCGCACGAGCGAGATCAAGCAACCCAAGCGGCGTGAATCGCTCGAGCAGAACGCCGAGCTGATCCGCATCTCCAAGAAGCTGGTGACGCTCAGGGACGACGTGCCGACCCCGGTCAACCCCGAGAGCTTCGACAAGAGAAAGCCCGACCCCAACGTGCTCCTGCCGTGGCTGGAGCAGCAGGGCTTCAAGAGCCTGATCACGAAGTACCAGAAAGAGCTGGGCGAGGCGACCGAGCCCGTCGCACCCGTCGCGACGCCGCAGCCGCTGAAGAAGCCCGAGCCGCCCAGGCCCGCGCCAACCGCGCACGCCAGGCCCAACCGACCCTTCACCGCGGCCGACTACGAGCTGATCCGCGACGAGAAGGCGCTCGACGAATGGATCGCCGAGGCGACCAAGGCCGGCGTGGTGGGATTCGACTGCGAGACCGATGCGCTCGATTCCAACAATGCGAACCTGGTGGGCGTGTCGTTCGCCCTGATCGACGGGCCGTGGGGCAATGTGAACTCGACGCGCCGGAGAGCTGCCTACCTCCCGATCGGCCATCGCGCGCCGGGCGGCGAGGCGCAGGGCGCTCTCGATCTCGGCGGGAACGGGGCGGCCGGCGACGGCAAGCTGCTGCCGGACCAGGTTCCGCTCGACGAGGCGATCCGGAAGCTGAAGCCGATGCTCGAGGACCCCGGCGTCCTGAAGGTCGGCCAGAACATCAAGTACGACATGTGCGTCTTCGAGCGGCATGGCGTGAAGGTTGGCCCGGTCGACGACACGATGGTGCTTTCCTTCGTGCTCGACGCCGGCAAGCACGGCCATGGCATGGACGAGCTCGCCGAGAAGTATCTCGGCCACAAGACCATCAAGTTCTCCGATGTCGCCGGCAGCGGCGCCAAGCAGGTGAGCTTCGACCGCGTGCCGGTCGAGCGGGCGATGGAGTATGCCGCCGAGGACGCCGACGTGACGCTGCAGCTCTGGACGCAGTTCAAGCCGCGCCTTGCAACGGAGCATATGGTCGCCTTGTACGAGACCATCGAGCGGCCGCTCATCGCCGTGCTGCTCGGCATGGAACAGGCCGGCATCAAGGTCGATGCGGCGGCGCTCAGGAAGCTCTCGGCCGATTTCGAGAAGCGGCTGATCGAACTCGAGCGCGAGATCCACAAGATCGCGGGCCGCGAATTCAATGTCGGCTCACCCAAGCAGCTCGGCGAGATCCTGTTCGACGAGCAGAAGCTGCCGGGCGGCAAACGCAGCAAGACCGGCGCCTGGTCGACCGACGCCTCGGTGCTGGAGGAGCTCGCCAATGCCGGCCATCCGCTGCCGGTGAAGATCCTGGAGCACCGCCAGCTCGCCAAGCTCAAGGGCACCTATACGGACGCCCTGGTGCGCGAGCTGGACGCCAAGACGGGCCGCGTTCATACCTCGTATCACATGACGGGTGCCGCCACCGGCCGTCTCGCCTCGACCGACCCCAACCTGCAGAACATTCCGGTGCGCACCGAGGAAGGGCGCAAGATCCGCGAGGCCTTCATCGCCGAGCAGGGCCACAAGCTCCTGAGCGCCGACTATTCCCAGATCGAGCTCAGGCTGCTGGCGCACGTCGCCGATATCGGCTCGTTGAAGGAGGCCTTCGCCCGCGGCGACGACATCCATGCCATCACCGCTAGCGAGATGTTCGGCGTGCCGGTCAAGGGCATGGACCCGCTGGTGCGCCGCCGCGCCAAGGCGATCAACTTCGGCATCATCTACGGCATCTCGGCGTTCGGTCTCGCCAACCAGCTCGGCATCGGCCAGCCCGAGGCGCGGGAATACATCGCCCGGTACTTCCAGCGCTATCCCGGCATCCGCGACTACATGGAGCGCACCAAGGACTTCGCGCGCAAGCACGGTTACGCGCAAACGCCGTTCGGTCGCAAGATCCATCTCAGGTACATCAACGACAAGAGCCAGGGCATGCGCGCCTTCGCCGAACGGGCGGCCATCAACGCGCCGCTGCAGGGCGGCGCGGCCGACATCATCAAGCGGGCCATGATCCGCCTGCCGCAGGCGCTGAAGGAGGCGCATCTGGAAGCGCGCATGCTGCTGCAGGTGCATGACGAGCTCCTGTTCGAGGTGCCCGACCGCGAGATCGAGCAGACGAAGGAGGTCGCCCGGCGCGTCATGGAAGGCGCCGCCCAACTCTCGGTGCCGCTGGTCGTCGACACCGGCGTCGGCGCCAACTGGGCGGCGGCGCATTGA
- a CDS encoding TMEM165/GDT1 family protein: MEAFLVSAGLVAVAEIGDKTQLLAMVLASRYRRPVPIILGILVATLANHALAAAVGAQVAAWVGPHTMRWTLAVLFLAMAAWCLVPDKADEGPKTVGHAGAFLATAVAFFLVEMGDKTQIATVGLAARFQDVVTVTAGTTVGMLLANVPAVLCGDVLARKVPLRLVRMAAAASFAILAVLTVIGLEMGLFSGSG, encoded by the coding sequence ATGGAAGCCTTCCTCGTCTCGGCCGGCCTCGTGGCCGTGGCCGAGATCGGCGACAAGACCCAGCTCCTGGCGATGGTTCTCGCCAGCCGCTATCGCCGCCCCGTGCCCATCATTCTCGGCATCCTGGTGGCGACGCTGGCCAACCATGCGCTGGCCGCCGCGGTGGGCGCACAAGTCGCCGCCTGGGTCGGGCCGCACACCATGCGGTGGACCTTGGCCGTGCTGTTCCTCGCCATGGCAGCATGGTGTCTCGTTCCCGACAAAGCCGATGAAGGACCCAAAACCGTCGGCCATGCCGGGGCCTTTCTGGCGACCGCGGTCGCCTTCTTCCTGGTCGAGATGGGCGACAAGACGCAGATCGCGACCGTCGGCCTCGCCGCCCGCTTCCAGGATGTGGTTACGGTCACGGCCGGCACGACCGTGGGCATGCTGCTGGCCAATGTGCCGGCGGTGCTGTGCGGCGACGTGCTGGCCCGCAAGGTCCCGCTGAGGCTGGTGCGGATGGCGGCGGCCGCATCCTTCGCGATCCTCGCCGTGCTGACGGTGATCGGTCTCGAGATGGGCCTTTTCTCAGGCTCGGGCTAG
- a CDS encoding substrate-binding domain-containing protein, which translates to MTRTLRLLSGGAAQGLVEAVRPAFEAETGCRLEGVFGAVGAMRDRLAAGERVDLLILSRALIEGLAREGQIEGASARDLGTVATAIAVRAGDCVPPLVDAEALRRVLLAADAIHFPDPARATAGIHFAKVMAKLGLEDRLVDRLRPAPNGATAMRALAASRARRPIGCTQATEILATPGIVLAAPLPPGCDLSTVYTAAIATNAEAPREAAILIERLTAPTTLPTRQRLGFA; encoded by the coding sequence ATGACCAGGACCCTGCGGCTCCTGAGCGGCGGCGCGGCGCAAGGTCTGGTCGAGGCCGTGCGGCCGGCGTTCGAGGCCGAGACCGGGTGCCGCCTCGAAGGCGTTTTCGGCGCGGTCGGCGCCATGCGCGACAGGCTGGCAGCAGGCGAGCGGGTCGATCTCCTGATCCTGAGCCGCGCACTGATCGAAGGATTGGCACGTGAAGGGCAGATCGAGGGCGCATCGGCCCGCGATCTCGGCACCGTGGCAACGGCGATCGCGGTCCGAGCGGGCGATTGCGTGCCACCGCTCGTCGACGCCGAAGCTCTGCGCCGCGTGCTCCTCGCCGCCGATGCGATCCACTTTCCCGATCCGGCACGGGCGACCGCCGGTATCCATTTCGCCAAGGTGATGGCAAAGCTCGGCCTCGAGGACCGGCTCGTCGACCGGCTGCGGCCGGCGCCGAACGGCGCCACTGCCATGCGCGCGCTGGCCGCGTCGCGTGCGCGTCGACCGATCGGCTGCACGCAGGCGACCGAGATCCTGGCGACGCCGGGGATCGTGCTTGCCGCCCCGCTGCCGCCGGGATGCGATCTCTCGACCGTCTACACCGCGGCCATCGCGACGAACGCCGAGGCGCCACGGGAGGCGGCCATCCTGATCGAGCGCCTGACGGCGCCGACGACCCTCCCTACCCGCCAGCGTCTCGGCTTCGCCTAG
- a CDS encoding tripartite tricarboxylate transporter substrate binding protein: protein MIRLVLMAAAALTLAAAARAQAWPTSPVKIVVPFGPGGPADVYARILAQALTDDLKQQFIVDDKPGAGGVIGTEIVAKASPDGYTFLMMSNTQATNETLLARKPYELMRDLEAVAPVNSSDLVLVVHPSVKARTLPELIALAKASPGKLTYASSGPGTPYHMAGELFKAMSGTDILHVPYRSSGEARNDVMGGHVQMMFDAVTAMKGNIEAGEVRALATTGLKRSVVLPDLPTVSEAGVAGYEATIWLGLMAPAGTPKPIVDRLNQEIEKIIAQPAIRDAWAKQGAVPMAMTPAAFDAFLRGEIRKWAKVVEISGAKIQ, encoded by the coding sequence ATGATTCGACTCGTGTTGATGGCCGCGGCGGCACTGACGCTCGCTGCGGCGGCCAGGGCGCAAGCCTGGCCGACCAGCCCAGTGAAGATCGTGGTGCCATTCGGGCCGGGCGGTCCGGCCGACGTCTATGCGCGCATCCTGGCGCAGGCGCTGACCGACGATCTCAAGCAGCAGTTCATCGTCGACGACAAGCCGGGCGCGGGCGGCGTGATCGGCACCGAGATCGTCGCCAAGGCGTCGCCCGACGGCTACACCTTCCTGATGATGTCGAACACCCAGGCCACGAACGAGACGCTGCTCGCGCGCAAACCCTATGAACTGATGCGCGACCTCGAAGCGGTGGCGCCGGTGAATTCGTCCGATCTCGTGCTGGTCGTGCATCCTTCGGTGAAGGCCCGAACGCTGCCCGAGCTGATTGCGCTCGCCAAGGCCAGCCCCGGCAAGCTCACCTACGCCTCGTCCGGCCCTGGCACGCCCTATCACATGGCGGGCGAGCTCTTCAAAGCGATGAGTGGCACCGACATCCTGCATGTACCGTATCGGAGCAGCGGCGAAGCGCGCAACGACGTGATGGGCGGACACGTGCAGATGATGTTCGACGCCGTCACCGCGATGAAGGGCAACATCGAGGCGGGCGAGGTGCGCGCGCTCGCCACGACCGGCCTCAAGCGCTCGGTCGTGCTGCCCGACCTGCCGACGGTGAGCGAAGCTGGCGTGGCCGGCTACGAAGCGACGATCTGGCTCGGCCTCATGGCGCCGGCCGGCACGCCCAAGCCGATCGTCGACCGGCTGAACCAGGAGATCGAGAAGATCATCGCGCAGCCCGCAATTCGCGACGCGTGGGCGAAACAGGGCGCCGTGCCGATGGCCATGACGCCGGCCGCCTTCGACGCCTTCCTGCGCGGCGAGATCCGCAAATGGGCGAAGGTGGTCGAGATCTCGGGCGCCAAGATCCAATGA
- a CDS encoding GFA family protein, translating to MTTMTGGCLCGAVRYRASGTPEFQGLCHCRDCQKLSGGGHVGFICFPREAVTIEGEVLAHHGTGGSGRPADRLYCPRCFAPLFGTSELMPGKINIYAGSLDDLGQFEPQVAIFTRSRQPWDDGSRKLRCFETLPPAE from the coding sequence ATGACCACGATGACAGGCGGTTGCTTGTGCGGCGCGGTGCGCTATCGGGCGAGCGGAACGCCCGAATTCCAGGGCCTTTGCCATTGCCGCGACTGCCAGAAGCTGAGCGGCGGCGGCCATGTCGGCTTCATCTGCTTTCCCAGGGAAGCGGTGACGATCGAAGGCGAGGTCCTTGCCCATCACGGCACGGGCGGCAGCGGCCGTCCGGCCGACCGCCTTTACTGTCCCCGCTGCTTCGCCCCGCTCTTCGGCACGTCCGAGCTGATGCCGGGCAAGATCAACATCTATGCCGGCTCGCTCGACGATCTCGGCCAGTTCGAGCCGCAGGTCGCGATCTTCACCCGCAGCCGCCAGCCGTGGGACGACGGCTCGCGCAAGCTGCGGTGCTTCGAGACCCTGCCGCCGGCGGAATGA
- a CDS encoding GNAT family N-acetyltransferase, with translation MRPILTTDRLAFHPFTVADLSVLVALHRDPEVMRFLSIDGRPWSMDELRQKLARFVREQASLGFSKWKVCLRDGETVIGRAGFSIFEPTGEIELGFVFDRDAWGKGYATECSKCLLAWLFASRPDIDRVIAFVQPGNLASRRVLEKIGMKADGTRPVDGMAHAFYRSDQSDWRR, from the coding sequence GTGCGGCCTATTCTGACGACCGATCGGCTCGCCTTCCATCCGTTCACGGTCGCCGACTTGTCCGTCCTCGTCGCGCTCCATCGCGACCCCGAGGTAATGCGGTTCCTGTCGATCGATGGCCGGCCGTGGTCGATGGATGAGCTTCGGCAAAAGCTTGCGCGGTTCGTACGCGAGCAGGCGTCGCTTGGCTTCAGCAAGTGGAAAGTGTGTTTGCGCGATGGCGAGACCGTCATCGGCCGTGCCGGATTCTCGATCTTCGAGCCAACCGGCGAAATCGAGCTCGGATTCGTCTTCGACCGCGATGCCTGGGGCAAGGGCTACGCGACCGAGTGTTCAAAGTGCTTGCTGGCCTGGCTCTTTGCCTCCCGTCCCGACATCGATCGGGTCATCGCCTTCGTGCAGCCCGGCAATCTGGCGTCGCGGCGCGTGCTCGAGAAGATCGGCATGAAAGCCGACGGCACGCGGCCCGTGGACGGCATGGCGCACGCCTTCTATCGGTCGGACCAGTCGGACTGGAGGAGATGA
- a CDS encoding GTP-binding protein — protein MTNTQSAAEERIPVTVLTGFLGSGKTTLLNKLLRRPELADTAVIINEFGEIGLDHLLVEKSSEDGMVTLNSGCLCCTVRGDLVRTMSELFLKRTKGEVTPFRRMVVETTGLADPAPILHTLMTDPLLASRYRLDGVVTTVDGVNGASTLDNHEEAVKQAAVADRLLLTKTDIADAPKLSELEQRLHQLNPGAPAHAISGGEIDPNQILNAGLYNPETKSADVKRWLHEEAYAEGHEHGDGHHHHHGHGQAHHHHEGAGAEQDPHNVNRHDDRIRAFCMTFDEPMSWSTVAAAFDALVTYRGPDLLRMKGILNVKDTDKPVVIHGVQHVFHPPATLDAWPEGDDRKSRVVFITRDIGESTIRKVFASFFDAEKKGWGQPEQQ, from the coding sequence ATGACGAATACCCAGAGCGCTGCCGAAGAACGCATTCCCGTGACCGTGCTGACGGGCTTCCTGGGCAGCGGCAAGACGACGCTTCTGAACAAGCTCCTGCGCCGGCCGGAGCTCGCCGACACGGCGGTGATCATCAACGAATTCGGCGAGATCGGCCTCGACCATCTGCTGGTCGAGAAGTCGAGCGAGGACGGCATGGTGACGCTGAACTCGGGCTGCCTCTGCTGCACGGTGCGCGGCGATCTCGTGCGCACCATGAGCGAGCTGTTCCTGAAGCGCACCAAGGGCGAGGTGACGCCGTTCCGGCGCATGGTGGTCGAGACCACCGGCCTCGCCGATCCGGCGCCGATCCTGCACACGCTCATGACCGATCCCCTGCTCGCCTCGCGCTACCGCCTGGACGGCGTGGTGACGACGGTCGACGGCGTGAACGGCGCCTCGACGCTGGACAATCACGAGGAGGCGGTGAAGCAGGCCGCGGTCGCCGACCGGCTGCTGCTCACCAAGACCGACATCGCCGATGCGCCCAAGCTCTCGGAGCTCGAGCAGCGCCTGCACCAGCTCAATCCCGGTGCGCCGGCCCATGCGATCTCGGGCGGCGAGATCGACCCGAACCAGATCCTGAATGCCGGTCTCTACAATCCCGAGACCAAGAGCGCCGATGTGAAGCGCTGGCTGCACGAGGAGGCCTACGCCGAAGGGCACGAGCACGGCGACGGGCATCATCACCATCACGGCCATGGCCAGGCGCATCATCACCACGAGGGCGCCGGCGCCGAGCAGGATCCGCACAACGTCAACCGCCACGACGATCGCATCCGCGCCTTCTGCATGACCTTCGACGAGCCGATGAGCTGGTCGACGGTGGCCGCGGCGTTCGATGCGCTGGTGACCTATCGCGGCCCCGACCTGCTGCGCATGAAGGGCATCCTGAACGTCAAGGACACCGACAAGCCGGTGGTGATCCACGGCGTGCAGCACGTCTTCCATCCGCCGGCCACGCTCGACGCCTGGCCCGAGGGCGACGACCGCAAGAGCCGCGTCGTCTTCATCACGCGCGACATCGGCGAGAGCACCATCCGCAAGGTCTTCGCCTCCTTCTTCGACGCCGAGAAGAAAGGCTGGGGCCAGCCGGAGCAGCAATAG
- a CDS encoding CHAD domain-containing protein translates to MAFALAPDTPPDAALRQIVAECQADLLKYRDVVLGSRRPIGIHQSRVALRRLRAALGLFRDVVPGPIEQRLVRAMAAEAKWLAGECGPARDLHVFLTESVDDPPAEVKRVAGRLAHSHFERARAALSGARFAAFAEQVEAFVESKPTGGGRLDDFGRARLEKRHARVEHLGRKLASLGEERLHRLRIAVKKLRYAAEFLQAAFSGPGFDSARAKAYIEATVRLQGALGALNDRAVAARMLADIADAARPTEHIGRALRKLGKQAASGDKRRRRKLERAWKAFRKTERFWLQPPSTTE, encoded by the coding sequence ATGGCTTTCGCGCTCGCCCCAGATACCCCGCCGGATGCGGCTTTGCGCCAGATCGTGGCGGAGTGCCAGGCCGATCTCCTGAAATACCGCGACGTCGTTCTCGGCAGCCGCCGCCCGATAGGCATCCACCAAAGCCGGGTGGCGCTGCGCCGCCTGCGCGCCGCCCTCGGCCTGTTCCGCGATGTCGTGCCGGGCCCGATCGAGCAACGGCTGGTGCGCGCCATGGCCGCCGAGGCGAAATGGCTGGCGGGCGAATGCGGCCCTGCCCGCGATCTTCATGTCTTCCTCACGGAATCGGTGGACGATCCGCCGGCCGAGGTGAAGCGCGTCGCCGGGCGCCTGGCCCACAGCCATTTCGAACGCGCCCGGGCGGCGCTTTCCGGCGCGCGTTTCGCCGCCTTCGCCGAGCAGGTCGAGGCCTTTGTCGAGTCGAAGCCGACCGGCGGCGGCCGGCTGGACGACTTTGGCCGCGCGCGGCTGGAGAAGCGGCATGCCAGGGTCGAGCATCTCGGTCGCAAGCTCGCTTCGCTCGGCGAGGAGCGCCTGCATCGCCTGCGCATCGCGGTCAAGAAGCTGCGCTATGCGGCGGAGTTCCTGCAGGCTGCCTTCTCCGGGCCCGGTTTTGATTCCGCCCGGGCGAAGGCCTATATCGAGGCCACGGTGCGCCTGCAGGGCGCGCTCGGTGCCTTGAACGATCGCGCGGTGGCGGCCCGCATGCTGGCCGACATCGCCGACGCGGCCCGGCCGACGGAGCATATCGGGCGCGCGTTGCGCAAGCTCGGCAAGCAGGCCGCCTCCGGCGACAAGCGCCGGCGACGCAAGCTCGAACGGGCCTGGAAGGCGTTCAGGAAGACCGAGCGCTTCTGGCTCCAGCCGCCGTCGACGACGGAGTAG
- a CDS encoding flavin reductase family protein yields MSIDAAAFKKGMRHLAASVTLITTRHHDLRGGLTATAVCSVSAEPPQILVCVNKTASAHDPIGEAGFFCVNILAPTHRKLAERFAGMDGVEGDERFRDLGDWSTLTTGAPVLKGCPVSFDCRLVTKVSAGTHTIYIGEIVDLVLDPAATPLLYADGSFVHGDLLKKAIGGG; encoded by the coding sequence ATGAGTATCGATGCCGCAGCCTTCAAGAAGGGCATGCGCCACCTGGCGGCGAGCGTAACCCTGATCACCACCCGCCATCACGATCTGCGCGGTGGATTGACTGCGACGGCGGTGTGTTCGGTGTCGGCGGAACCGCCGCAAATCCTGGTGTGCGTGAACAAAACGGCATCCGCCCACGATCCGATCGGCGAGGCGGGCTTCTTCTGCGTCAATATCCTGGCGCCGACGCACCGCAAGCTGGCCGAGCGCTTCGCCGGCATGGACGGCGTCGAGGGCGACGAGCGTTTCCGCGATCTCGGCGACTGGTCGACGCTCACGACCGGCGCGCCCGTGCTGAAGGGCTGCCCGGTTTCCTTCGACTGCCGGCTGGTGACGAAAGTTTCCGCCGGCACGCACACGATCTACATCGGCGAGATCGTCGATCTCGTCCTCGATCCGGCGGCCACGCCGCTTCTCTACGCCGACGGCAGCTTCGTGCACGGCGACCTTCTCAAGAAGGCGATCGGCGGCGGCTGA
- a CDS encoding FAD:protein FMN transferase — protein sequence MTTNPGRPGRRRFIRIAASAAGLGWQAAHAAPEHARMLHTWRGVALGADASLQLYHPDEREAERLTAVCLDEVSRLEKIFSLYRQDSAIRRLNHGGRLDQPPMELVELLSLSRHIAQLTGGAFDPTVQPLWELYAAHFAKPNADPAGPSPASLEDALGRVGVSGIEIEPNGIRFLKPNMGITLNGIAQGYVTDRVVDLLRSNGLQHVLADMGEIRALGTRPHGDPWSVGLEDPVFPGQVAHRLFLVDKAVSTSGGYGFHFDAAGRFNHIFDPSTGGTSENFLSVSVVTKTATFADGLSTAFSVMPLARIREVAKTAGAKIFLRMSDGSDVIIDG from the coding sequence ATGACCACGAACCCTGGGCGCCCCGGACGCCGACGTTTCATCAGGATCGCCGCCAGTGCTGCGGGCCTGGGCTGGCAAGCGGCTCATGCTGCTCCAGAGCATGCAAGGATGCTGCACACCTGGCGTGGGGTGGCGCTGGGAGCCGACGCTTCCCTCCAGCTCTACCATCCCGATGAACGGGAAGCCGAGCGGCTGACTGCTGTCTGCCTCGACGAGGTTTCGAGGCTGGAGAAGATCTTCAGCCTTTACCGGCAGGACTCCGCCATCCGTCGCCTGAACCACGGAGGCAGGCTGGACCAGCCTCCGATGGAACTCGTCGAGCTGCTCTCGCTGAGCCGGCATATCGCGCAACTGACGGGAGGCGCATTCGACCCGACGGTTCAGCCGCTCTGGGAACTCTACGCGGCACACTTCGCGAAACCGAACGCCGATCCTGCCGGACCGTCACCGGCCTCGCTTGAGGACGCACTCGGCAGGGTCGGCGTCTCGGGGATCGAAATCGAGCCGAACGGTATCCGCTTTCTCAAACCGAATATGGGCATCACCCTGAATGGCATCGCCCAAGGATACGTCACCGACCGGGTTGTCGACCTGTTGAGGTCGAACGGCCTGCAGCATGTGCTGGCCGACATGGGTGAAATCCGGGCTCTTGGCACGCGCCCGCACGGAGATCCCTGGTCGGTCGGCCTCGAAGATCCGGTCTTCCCTGGGCAGGTGGCCCATCGTCTCTTCCTCGTCGACAAAGCCGTCTCGACATCGGGAGGCTACGGCTTTCATTTCGACGCTGCCGGTCGCTTCAACCACATCTTCGACCCGAGCACGGGGGGAACGAGCGAGAACTTCCTCTCGGTTTCGGTAGTCACAAAGACTGCGACTTTTGCCGATGGCCTGTCGACCGCGTTTTCAGTCATGCCATTGGCCCGGATTCGGGAAGTGGCCAAGACCGCCGGCGCCAAGATTTTCCTGAGGATGTCGGACGGATCCGACGTGATCATCGATGGATAG
- a CDS encoding nitrous oxide reductase accessory protein NosL, with the protein MAALLALVLAGLTPSCDEKSANVPLPHEVTGESTAQFCGMTLAEHPGPKGQIFIKSDPRPFWFASVRDAFAFVMLEDTPKAVVAIYVNDMGKAKNWDQPESGTWVEARKAVYVIGSRKHGGMGQDEAVPFSDRQLAERFVDNNGGRVVTFDDMPRDYILPSGNAATTEPLR; encoded by the coding sequence ATGGCTGCTCTGCTGGCACTGGTCCTAGCCGGCTTGACCCCGAGTTGCGACGAAAAATCGGCCAACGTGCCGCTGCCCCACGAGGTTACCGGCGAGTCGACGGCCCAGTTCTGCGGCATGACCCTCGCCGAGCATCCCGGGCCGAAGGGGCAGATCTTCATCAAATCCGATCCGCGCCCCTTCTGGTTTGCCTCCGTCCGCGATGCCTTCGCCTTCGTCATGCTGGAGGATACGCCGAAGGCCGTCGTCGCGATCTACGTGAACGATATGGGCAAGGCCAAGAACTGGGATCAGCCGGAATCGGGGACGTGGGTCGAGGCACGGAAGGCCGTATACGTGATCGGCAGCCGCAAGCATGGCGGCATGGGCCAGGACGAGGCTGTCCCCTTTTCCGATCGGCAGCTCGCCGAGCGGTTCGTCGACAACAACGGCGGCCGCGTCGTCACCTTCGACGACATGCCGCGCGACTACATCCTGCCGAGTGGCAACGCCGCGACGACGGAGCCCCTGCGATGA